One region of Deltaproteobacteria bacterium genomic DNA includes:
- the era gene encoding GTPase Era, whose protein sequence is MFKSGFIAIVGRPNVGKSTLLNAMVQEPVSIVTHKPQTTRHKIMGVRHLKDAQLVFLDTPGIHTSQKAMNVTMVKTAYSGIEDADVVLHLIEPRLPISEEDQKIVSSVEKHQKIHLVCINKIDRVKKDELLPLIEQVHQVWHPKEVFPLSALRRDGVETLLELIVRDLPEGPAYFPAEQITDRDLQFRIGEIVREKAFLYLHQEIPYSLTVEIERVEPGPKSLHIHGLIVVEKESQKAMVIGKNGLSLKRIGTLARKDLEKLLGRKIYLELYVKVVKNWASDPHRIKEYGIS, encoded by the coding sequence ATGTTTAAATCAGGTTTTATTGCTATTGTCGGTCGGCCCAATGTGGGTAAATCGACCTTACTAAACGCTATGGTTCAAGAGCCGGTGTCGATCGTGACGCATAAACCTCAAACGACGCGGCATAAAATTATGGGGGTGCGGCATCTTAAAGACGCACAATTGGTGTTTTTAGATACGCCGGGGATTCATACGAGTCAAAAAGCCATGAATGTCACCATGGTGAAAACCGCTTATAGTGGTATTGAAGATGCTGATGTGGTGTTGCATCTCATCGAACCTCGTTTGCCCATCTCGGAGGAAGATCAAAAAATTGTAAGCTCGGTTGAAAAACATCAAAAGATTCACCTGGTGTGTATCAATAAAATTGATCGGGTTAAAAAAGATGAGTTATTGCCGCTGATCGAACAAGTGCATCAGGTTTGGCACCCTAAAGAGGTTTTTCCTTTGTCGGCCTTGCGTCGTGATGGAGTTGAAACCTTGCTTGAATTAATTGTTAGGGATCTACCTGAAGGGCCGGCTTATTTTCCCGCGGAACAAATCACTGATCGTGATCTGCAATTTCGCATTGGTGAAATTGTTCGTGAAAAGGCCTTTTTATATTTACACCAAGAGATCCCTTATTCTTTAACTGTTGAAATTGAGCGAGTCGAGCCGGGGCCAAAGTCGTTGCATATCCACGGGTTGATTGTTGTAGAAAAAGAAAGCCAAAAGGCTATGGTGATTGGTAAAAATGGGCTTAGCCTCAAACGCATCGGTACTTTGGCAAGAAAAGATTTAGAAAAATTACTGGGTCGTAAAATTTATTTAGAGTTGTATGTTAAGGTCGTTAAAAACTGGGCGAGCGATCCGCATAGAATCAAGGAATATGGAATAAGCTGA
- a CDS encoding type II toxin-antitoxin system VapC family toxin has product MKVCLDTNAYVAFKRNHTSLTKFLEQADEIYLSSIVLGELYAGFLMGNKTQQNYEELAQFLTLPGIYNLPIDPSIAEHYGHIVQTLRKQGTPIPTNDVWIAASAFEVGARLVTYDDHFKKVPGLTVYSP; this is encoded by the coding sequence ATGAAAGTTTGTCTTGATACCAATGCCTATGTTGCTTTCAAAAGAAACCATACCTCTCTTACTAAATTTTTAGAACAAGCCGACGAGATTTACTTATCTTCCATCGTGTTGGGTGAGCTCTACGCTGGATTTCTGATGGGAAATAAAACTCAACAAAATTATGAAGAATTAGCCCAATTTTTAACTTTGCCAGGAATCTATAACCTACCCATTGACCCTTCCATTGCTGAACATTATGGTCATATTGTGCAAACCCTTCGAAAACAAGGAACCCCAATACCAACGAATGATGTTTGGATTGCTGCTTCTGCTTTTGAAGTTGGCGCACGCCTGGTAACCTATGATGATCATTTTAAAAAGGTCCCTGGGTTAACAGTTTATTCTCCATAA
- a CDS encoding radical SAM protein, protein MKPYIIPIFIPFQGCPFHCVYCQQEDITATPAQLPSVDQISEKIQTYLATRHPGKYSHVEVAFYGGTFTGLPSQDIENMLSAVHPYIERGQVNRIRASTKPDYISPEVLDFISPYGLNTIELGVQSFDDGVLKQVGRGYTAAQVTTAVQILRNRGFKIGLQLMPGLPGADADEALLSVEKAIQLQPDFVRIYPTLVLKNTALARLYQKGLYQPWSLEQAIQTCRKIQTKFAAANIPIIKMGLEFSSNEREGILAGPYHPNFRQWIMENKLLTQGPF, encoded by the coding sequence TTGAAGCCTTACATCATTCCTATCTTTATTCCTTTTCAAGGGTGCCCCTTTCATTGTGTATATTGTCAACAAGAAGATATTACAGCAACGCCAGCGCAGTTGCCTTCGGTCGATCAAATTTCTGAAAAAATTCAAACTTATTTAGCCACTCGGCATCCTGGCAAATATTCTCATGTTGAGGTGGCTTTTTATGGAGGCACGTTTACTGGCCTGCCTTCTCAAGATATTGAAAACATGTTATCAGCCGTACATCCTTATATAGAAAGGGGTCAGGTCAATCGTATCCGCGCCTCTACCAAGCCCGATTATATCTCGCCTGAAGTTTTAGATTTTATTTCACCCTATGGGCTCAATACTATCGAATTAGGCGTGCAATCATTCGATGATGGCGTGCTAAAACAAGTAGGTCGTGGTTATACCGCAGCGCAAGTGACCACCGCGGTGCAAATTTTAAGAAACAGAGGGTTTAAAATTGGTTTGCAATTAATGCCCGGTTTGCCCGGTGCCGATGCGGACGAGGCTTTATTATCCGTGGAAAAGGCGATTCAATTGCAACCTGATTTTGTGCGCATTTATCCCACCTTAGTTTTAAAAAATACCGCGTTAGCCAGACTTTATCAAAAGGGGCTTTATCAACCTTGGTCTTTGGAGCAAGCCATTCAAACTTGTCGAAAGATCCAAACCAAATTTGCGGCGGCCAATATTCCCATTATCAAAATGGGCCTAGAATTTTCCTCCAACGAACGCGAGGGCATCCTAGCCGGCCCCTATCATCCCAATTTTCGCCAATGGATTATGGAGAATAAACTGTTAACCCAGGGACCTTTTTAA
- the rnc gene encoding ribonuclease III — MDNLKEQSLGKVTREEKKTLKQFEKKLGYRFKNKELLKKALTHKSFANENKWPSTEHNERFEFLGDAVLELVISHLLMERFPDSSEGKLSKIRASIVNEKTLATVAQDLAIGQYLYFGKGEEVGGGRTKSSILSDGVEAVFGAIYLDRGFKKAFKALSKIAENIFSQMDGEDFYKDYKTHLQETAQLCYKAIPRYKLVGEVGPDHDKEFEINILLNNEIFGVGKGKSKKEAEQNAAKQALEKIAESSTGNQP; from the coding sequence ATGGATAATTTAAAGGAGCAATCTTTGGGTAAAGTAACCCGAGAAGAAAAAAAGACGTTAAAACAATTTGAAAAAAAATTGGGTTATCGTTTTAAAAATAAAGAATTATTAAAAAAAGCCCTCACGCATAAATCGTTTGCCAACGAAAATAAGTGGCCATCGACCGAGCACAATGAGCGCTTTGAATTTTTGGGAGATGCGGTTTTAGAGTTAGTCATCTCCCATTTACTCATGGAACGATTCCCCGATAGTTCTGAGGGTAAATTAAGTAAAATTAGGGCCTCCATTGTGAACGAAAAGACCTTAGCCACGGTGGCCCAAGATTTGGCGATTGGGCAATACCTTTATTTTGGTAAAGGTGAAGAGGTGGGCGGCGGGCGTACCAAGAGCAGCATTTTGTCCGATGGAGTGGAGGCGGTATTTGGGGCTATTTATTTAGACCGTGGGTTTAAAAAAGCCTTCAAGGCATTATCAAAAATTGCCGAAAATATTTTTTCTCAAATGGATGGGGAAGATTTTTATAAAGATTATAAAACCCATTTACAAGAAACCGCTCAACTTTGTTATAAGGCCATCCCCCGTTATAAATTGGTAGGCGAAGTAGGGCCCGACCACGACAAAGAATTTGAGATCAATATTTTGCTGAACAACGAAATCTTTGGGGTTGGTAAAGGGAAGAGCAAAAAAGAAGCCGAGCAAAATGCGGCTAAACAAGCCCTAGAGAAGATCGCTGAATCGAGCACAGGCAACCAACCTTGA
- the mnmA gene encoding tRNA 2-thiouridine(34) synthase MnmA produces the protein MKKVVVGMSGGVDSSVAALLLQQQGYEVIGAMMKLSDPLPSETVKRATCCSLEDASDARRVCAQLNIPFYVFNTKAEFQKEVIASFVEEYLNGKTPNPCVRCNDKIKFEYFYKKARELGADFIATGHYVRKIWDETQKGWKLLKALDLQKDQSYFLFTITQEELAHTLFPIGHLTKAEVRAIAEQHGLKTSNKAESQEICFVPNQEHGSFIDRYQGEHKSTKGFFVDESGKPLGEHQGIHYYTVGQRRGTHVAAGEKLYVKLIDVSSKNIILAKDESLYTNYLTATDVRWLKACASGSTVTAKIRYGHEGSRAQLEFQSPEQLRVVFDKPQRAITAGQVVVFYQGEELVGGGWII, from the coding sequence ATGAAAAAAGTTGTGGTTGGCATGAGTGGTGGGGTGGATAGCTCGGTGGCGGCCTTATTGTTGCAACAGCAAGGTTACGAAGTCATTGGCGCCATGATGAAATTATCAGACCCTTTACCCAGCGAAACAGTTAAACGAGCGACCTGCTGCTCTTTAGAAGATGCCTCCGATGCCAGAAGGGTTTGTGCGCAGCTCAATATTCCCTTTTATGTTTTCAATACCAAAGCAGAATTTCAAAAAGAGGTGATTGCCAGCTTTGTCGAAGAATATTTAAACGGCAAGACTCCCAACCCTTGCGTGCGTTGCAACGACAAGATTAAATTTGAATATTTTTATAAGAAGGCACGCGAATTAGGGGCTGATTTTATTGCCACCGGTCATTATGTGCGAAAAATCTGGGATGAAACCCAAAAGGGTTGGAAATTATTAAAGGCGCTCGACTTACAAAAAGACCAATCCTATTTTTTATTTACGATCACGCAAGAAGAATTGGCCCACACTCTCTTTCCCATTGGTCATTTAACTAAGGCTGAGGTGAGAGCCATTGCCGAGCAGCATGGTTTGAAAACTAGCAACAAAGCAGAAAGCCAAGAAATTTGTTTTGTTCCCAATCAAGAACATGGCTCCTTTATTGATCGTTATCAAGGTGAGCATAAAAGTACGAAAGGCTTTTTTGTCGACGAATCGGGCAAACCATTGGGCGAGCATCAAGGCATTCATTATTATACGGTAGGGCAGCGCCGAGGCACCCATGTTGCAGCAGGCGAAAAACTTTATGTAAAATTGATTGATGTGTCTTCAAAAAATATTATACTAGCTAAAGACGAAAGTTTGTATACAAACTATTTAACCGCAACCGATGTGCGATGGCTCAAGGCTTGCGCTTCAGGTAGTACTGTAACGGCAAAGATTCGTTATGGGCACGAAGGAAGTAGAGCTCAATTAGAGTTTCAATCGCCAGAACAGTTGCGGGTTGTTTTTGATAAGCCACAACGAGCCATCACCGCTGGACAGGTGGTGGTTTTTTATCAAGGGGAAGAATTAGTGGGTGGGGGATGGATAATTTAA
- a CDS encoding cysteine desulfurase, whose protein sequence is MKIYLDNNATTPVDPILKQRLPQWLDDFGNASSVHWAGRISKNILEECREGVAQGLKVLPEEIVFNSGATEGINTIFRGLFLHPEQKRNHLVVSPLEHAAVLANAKHLEEAGFPVSYLPVDTLGRIDAAALTELVNERTQLVAIMHANNEIGNINDIQVLSAIAKNKGAYFFSDTAQSIGKIPLQLDGSVDFIVASSHKLHGLKGVGFLYVRKGNRLPSLLLGGRQEADHRAGTVNTLGIKCLYESFKVSLENIKKHHTHALKLKQTLISGLKTIKGVRFFGDLEKSLPHTLNFGLPPLEGPTFVMNLDLEGIAASSGAACESGSMEPSHVLLAMGYPMEIAKSSVRLSWSRFNTIEEMEYTVQKIKSIVDRL, encoded by the coding sequence ATGAAAATTTATCTCGACAATAATGCTACGACGCCCGTTGATCCTATCTTAAAACAACGCTTACCCCAATGGCTAGACGACTTTGGCAATGCGAGTAGTGTGCATTGGGCGGGGCGTATTTCCAAAAATATTTTAGAAGAATGTCGTGAAGGGGTGGCGCAAGGCTTAAAGGTTTTGCCGGAAGAAATTGTCTTTAACAGTGGTGCTACCGAGGGCATTAATACCATCTTTCGGGGTTTGTTTTTGCATCCCGAGCAAAAGCGCAATCATCTGGTGGTTTCTCCCCTCGAGCATGCTGCGGTGTTGGCCAATGCCAAACATTTAGAAGAAGCCGGTTTTCCGGTTAGTTATTTACCAGTCGATACTTTAGGTAGAATCGATGCAGCTGCTTTAACCGAGTTGGTGAATGAGCGCACTCAACTCGTTGCCATCATGCATGCCAATAATGAGATTGGGAATATTAATGACATTCAAGTTTTAAGTGCCATTGCCAAAAATAAGGGGGCGTATTTTTTTTCTGATACTGCACAAAGCATAGGAAAAATTCCCCTCCAGCTTGATGGCTCGGTAGATTTTATCGTGGCGAGTTCTCATAAACTTCACGGCCTGAAAGGTGTAGGCTTTCTCTATGTAAGGAAGGGTAACCGCTTGCCTAGTTTGTTGCTAGGTGGGAGGCAAGAAGCTGATCATAGGGCTGGCACTGTAAATACATTAGGAATTAAGTGCTTATACGAATCTTTTAAAGTATCACTTGAAAATATTAAAAAACACCACACTCATGCCTTAAAATTAAAACAAACCTTAATTTCAGGGCTTAAAACTATAAAAGGCGTGCGTTTTTTTGGAGATCTTGAAAAGAGTCTGCCTCATACCTTAAATTTTGGTCTGCCTCCCTTAGAAGGTCCAACCTTCGTGATGAATCTTGATTTGGAAGGAATAGCTGCTAGTTCAGGGGCTGCTTGTGAATCCGGCTCCATGGAACCTTCTCATGTTTTATTAGCCATGGGTTATCCTATGGAAATAGCCAAGAGTTCGGTGCGCCTGAGTTGGAGCCGGTTTAATACCATAGAAGAAATGGAATATACGGTGCAAAAAATTAAAAGCATTGTGGATCGTTTATGA
- the cysE gene encoding serine O-acetyltransferase, giving the protein MFKSVSREIKVIFERDPAARSIWEVFLCYPGFHAIMAHRLTHRLWNWGLRLLARWLSHVVRFFTGIEIHPGAKIGTGFFIDHGMGVIIGETSEIGNNVTLYQGVTLGGVSWKKEKRHPTLEDNVVVGAGAVLLGPVRIGHDSRVGACSVVVHDVPPHSTVVGVPGRVVYNPENVVGEHYDLAHDQLPDIEMKAIEELKAELKAIEEKLIKLKNL; this is encoded by the coding sequence ATGTTTAAAAGCGTTAGCCGTGAAATTAAGGTTATCTTCGAACGTGACCCTGCGGCTCGATCGATATGGGAAGTTTTTTTATGCTACCCTGGCTTTCACGCCATTATGGCCCATCGTTTGACTCACCGTTTGTGGAATTGGGGTTTACGGTTGCTGGCTCGTTGGTTATCACATGTAGTTCGTTTTTTTACCGGCATTGAAATTCATCCGGGTGCTAAAATTGGCACAGGGTTTTTTATTGATCATGGCATGGGTGTGATTATTGGTGAGACGAGTGAAATTGGCAACAATGTCACCCTTTATCAAGGGGTCACCTTAGGCGGGGTGAGTTGGAAAAAAGAAAAACGCCATCCAACTTTAGAAGATAATGTGGTGGTAGGGGCGGGGGCAGTATTATTAGGGCCGGTGCGGATTGGGCATGATTCTAGGGTCGGGGCCTGCTCGGTGGTGGTGCACGATGTGCCGCCTCATTCAACGGTAGTGGGGGTTCCCGGGCGAGTGGTTTATAATCCTGAGAATGTAGTAGGTGAACATTATGACCTGGCGCATGATCAATTGCCCGATATTGAAATGAAGGCCATTGAAGAGTTAAAAGCGGAACTCAAGGCTATTGAAGAAAAACTTATTAAATTGAAAAATCTTTAA